ATATTATTAACTTCATACTGGTATATACTGATAGTTCTTAAGCTAAAGGCAAATCTTTTACCTTTGACCTTACCAGCGCCTATCATCGGTTACTTAGTCTCAAGGTATGGAGCTAGGCCAGTAGCCACCGTAGGAGCTGCTATTTCTGTCATTGGCATGGTAACAACGGCTTTCGCTGAAAGTCTTCTACATGTGATAATCACATACGGCCTGTTCAACGGTAAGTTAAACATAAGCGATACTAGCGACGAAAAGAAACGATGTTATAATAGTCGTAAAGCCACAATTTCCCTTCAGGCCCAACAAAAATATGtagttccgattatgctcaattttagaataggtggggtaggtagattttttttaattttttttttatatagtatatttttcatgtgtgattatctagttatgttttccattgttttccatgcagtctttgtgttattggtttcttctcatcagatgtacagccattatagattggaggaacagtctTATACTGtcattttaaagttgatgtcagtttctgcatccactatttcttgcgagatttcacaatatttgcgattttatatttttgttctcGAAAAcgtaaacaaaagtttagggtcggcagtgaaaaattaagtggggtcgggtaacctgaaccaaacaattttttcttggccttataGAAGCAACAGTGCATGTATTCAAGTGTAATTCGAATCGGCAAACATTCTATCaactttaatttgttatttaatAACAAGATACCCAGAAAGTTAACACATTATCCTGGAAAGTTCACCAACACTTCCCATTACAATGTGGCAATTTTCTTTAATATGGtataatttattgtaaaatgaCAGAAAATTACAGAAGGTTTGATGGACCCATTCAATATTGTGTGAACTCAGGGATCTTTCTAAAACATTAAATAATATGACAATCAAGTGACAGTATAGTTGGACTCTTGAATCGACGTCAGGAGTTtgggccaaaaaaaaataattatttggtttcggttacccgacTCCACTTAGCTATTCACttccgaccctaaactttttttacgtattggagaaaaaaataataaaatcacaaaaattgtgaagtctcacttGAAATAgtgaaaagacaaaataaaactgtccTTCCAATCATCTGTAAtgaatggatgtacatctgatatgaagaaataaacaacacagtgaccatttggaaaacaatggaaagcctgaactagacactcacacagataaaaaatataatgaaataaaaacaatctacctaccccacctattctaaaattgagcgtaatcggaaccacacaatttttttattaggcctaatcaAAGGGAAAATAAACTTACTGTCACAACAAAACCAGTTTCTCACTTTCTCTTCAGTTTCAGACACTGACAAACAACAAACCTACAATATGGTAGCATAGAACAGAGCATGGCCTTTAACAAACGTATGAGTTAATGGTGCAAACCATTATCACTGTTGTCGAAAAATCATTTGAACATATCATGACCTTGAAGTTAAAGTTGACCTCGTTCTGAACCTTTGCACATCTCCCCTTAAGTCAGTTGCGAACAGGTATAATATCTAGTCTACATATGATAATTGCAGTCTATTTCATATTCTTGAATATTTAGTATATTGAGTGTTTTCTTTTATCTCTCCGCTGTTAGGTGTTGGAACGTTGATATTTTTTATACCCGGCAATGCAATTGTTGCTACCTACTTCGACAAACGCTATGCTCTGGCGTATGGCATAGCAGGACTTGGGGCTGGAATAGGAGGCATGGTGTTCCCTTTGATGATGGAAGCCTTCATCCGATATTTTGGTTGGCATGGAACTTTTTTCATCCTATCAGGCTGTTCCGCCAACATATTTGTTTGTGCTGCTTTAATGAAACCTGTGGCTAATAAGACAATATCTAAACATAACTATATTCATAGAGAACAGTCGGATACAGATGTTAACGCAGAAATTGAAGATTATCGCAATCTAGAAAGTGCAAAAACCCAGGAATACAATGGGAGAGCTGACCTTCCCAATACGTCCACTGGTAAAGACAATATGAAAAGTGTAAATGATAGTGGTACAGACTATCGTGACGAGGGTATTAACCAGGAGAACAGGGCACAGTGCTCTTTACTCATTCGTATGTGGGGACGTCATTTGATGCATACATACCCCCAACTTATCAGTCTCGTATTCTGCAAATTTGCAATTAGCGGACAGACGATGATAACTAGTTTATGGATAGTCATCCACGCAGTGACCATTGGAATCCCTGGCTTTGAAGCTGCCATGCTAATGACTTATCTGGGACTTAGCATCATCGTTGCCAGATTATTTTATGGGTGGGTTGGTGATCTTAAATTCATATCTCCTTTATCTCTGTTGGCCTTGACGTTGCTGTTGAATACTATTTTTGTGGTCGCATGTTCATTTCCTACTAGTTACGTCGTTATTGTAGTTTGCTGTGTTGGTACTGGTCTTTGCCAAGGAGTGGTGACACCGTTGATTGCCGTCTACACAAAAAACATTGTTGGAGCGGACAAGTTTGCCAATGCTTATGGTTTGCTTATTTCTGCAATGGCACTTGGCACAGTGATGTTACCAGTCGCAGGTAATTAGTAAATAATGTTTAGGACAAGGTCACATTTAAAATAGTCATGCtcattttttgtataattttcttGTACATTTCTTCTATCAGATGATTAACTCTTGTTCCAAGTTTCTTCATACGCCACAACACTCATAACGCCTCATTACATCAAATAACATCATAACacatgaaaatacataaaatcaTATCGTATCATTACATCACACACTCgcacaggcaggcaggcaggcaggtaggcaggcaggcaggcaggcaggctcGCCTTCTCGcgccctccctccctcccccctcactcactcactcactcactcactcactactACATGTTCCATGAAGTAGAGCATTGTTAGATAATCATGTCTTAACACgtcatacatgtaactatgtTTTGAATTGTCTTTCATATCCAGGACAGGTATACGAAGACACTGGAGACTCAAGAACGCCATTTTACGTTGCTGGTACCTGTTCTTTAGTTGCTGCAATTGTGTCTTCAGTGACATCTTATGTATTGCAAAAACAAGCAAAGAGGAGAATTTAAGCCTGGGCTATAACGGTGATATATTTTGCTTTAAAAGAGAAGTATTCCTCAAGTTTAAAGTCATATTCATGTAGTTCTTCATCACCTTCACTATCGTAGCCCACCTTCACAAGTCCTGAGTACAAGGTTGTGTGAACACTATCTTTTCAAGTATTTCAGAAAAACTACCAGGTGTGAACTAATGGCTTTTGTAAGGATTTTTGTTCCCATATTCTATGTTATCACCAAGGTATATATCAAGTACGAAATTTGAAGTACACGTTGTTAAGATTTAGGACACCTGCGTTTTGTCAATGTGTGTATTTGGATAATGCTCAACAACCAAATATCTTCAATTGTATAAAGTGAATCACTGAAAATAAAAGCTACTTCATCAAGCAATAtcttagtcttgctgctagacgttcgggttTTCTTTCTatactataagcgaacaaagttcgcagtgagggcttgcccaaaATGTTCCATCCtagatagcgatgttcggtcatgTGTCGtatatcgtatcggaagaacatccgaagtctagcagatagactagcaATGTCTAGGCACTGGCACTTTCTTATTGACGTATGTTACTGAATGTGATGAAATTTAAGATTGCTTTCCTCACATATTGCCGAATTGCCAAAAATCATTACCTATACAAATGACTGAGTACAGTTAACCGTGAAATCTACAAGTTTTGTATGACACTTGAGTATTGTCACcgtaaatatatacaaaattatttgaactgTGACGTGTGCtatcttaagatattgcctaattaccaaaattatTACTTAAGCAAATGactcatttcaaataaatttatacCATCACATTAAATGGACACACGTGCCTCGTTATTATCAATgtttgtacaaaattatatgaaagttGAAGAATACATTTTGCAGATATTACCTAATTTTTAGAAAATCGTCAATTATGCGAATGacccattaaaattaaaaatggtATCCTCAAGGCAGCTGCTTAAACGTTTAATTGCGAATTCAAATAGCCAATTTAGTTAACAGAATAGTcgatatcaaaatattgattgTAATGCAGGTTCTGTTATGATATCATTGTCAATCAATTATTGACAGTGACGACACTGACTTTGTCTAGTCGCTGGCTTCAACGTATTATTAATAATTTACATCAACTTCTGTCAAACAGCTGAAGCTGTGAGAGAGCTACTGGTACCACTATATTTGAATTGTGTGgttatttctgtatttgaatCTGAGAAGACAATTTTCCTGTTTTCGATATCATATTGATGTAGAATCTTTTAGCTATTACCTGAAAATTATATAGTTAGCCGGCCATGCATGCGGCCATGGATAGGTTTTAGCCGCTGCCTTGTAATTGCGATGGTCGGGGAAGGGTTTCCTACCTTAGTATGAATTTTGAGACCTAAAAGGGCGTCTTCTGACACCATCATTAAGCAATTTTCAATCCTCAATATTCTAAGTTGATGTCATGGGGTAAGAAACGACCACTTTCTAATAAAgttgcatgtatgtgtactcGTATGTTTACTCGTTTATTTAgtatacatatctatattgagCAGGTGGAAAATATGTAATACATCGCTTAAATTAAAGTTGACTCGAGTTGAAAGTGAACACTCGGATATAACCTCTAGCAATGTGATAGCTAAGCTTCAAATGTATAGACTACTGACCAAGCCTTGGAAACGGAAGGGTTGCTTGTCATTCTGGTTCATAGTACAAGTAACGTCATtatgtagccccccccccctccccccataaaACACGGAAACTTTGGGAACTTTTAATACGGAAGGTGAAACCGTGACAGGTTCGTGTTTCTCAGTATGACGCCCCCTGGAGTTGGGAATTTTCCACAAGTTGTTACCTGACTTTGTATACAACTTGTGCAGCGATGTTACGACGAGGTATGTATTGTTATGTTGTGTATACGTGTGGTATCTGTGTCCCAATATGTTCTGATTAGTTTGTGTTTCTTTCACCCACTACCACAAACCACGTCCACTTATATTGGTGAACATACGAAACGTTGACTTAGACTGTTTTTTGAAGGCATGCATTTACAAAGTGGGTTTATCGACTCGAGTTTCAAGTAAGACCGACCATTGTGACTTTCATGTGAACTCGGGACACAATTCAATAACATCACGACAATAGTCTAAAAATAACGAATCATCAAAGTTCGAGTTCGTCAGGGAGTGACCAAAACTGTCACAATGGAGACTAGATTGTAAACTCTGTACACGTATTACTCTTTGGTGACCTTGAACTGCTAGATTTTAATGGATTTTCAGCTTGTGGGTGGACTTCTTATTTGCCCACTGcagtatacatgtgtgtacgaAGTCCAAAGTATTGGTAGTGTCTTGTAAGTAATTTTAATTTGTGCACCCTCCAAATATTCAAcaagtaaaatataaatttaaactAGTACATACAGGCCTCGTTTTAGTAATTTGTATTCAGTTCGATGCTTTCACCAACAATACAGAGTTCGAACACATACAAGAAAATGTAACTCTTTTCCGTGTCAATGGGCAGAACAGTATATTTGGAGTGTGGCGCTTTAGACGATCATTTGATTTATTGAAATG
The genomic region above belongs to Glandiceps talaboti chromosome 8, keGlaTala1.1, whole genome shotgun sequence and contains:
- the LOC144439348 gene encoding monocarboxylate transporter 12-like, whose amino-acid sequence is MGEQRKHRNMDYYWKWLVVIGSFLLQFYMYGLATSNGLLMIEFLRYFENGAAASSLILTVSGLVTVVTAPIIGYLVSRYGARPVATVGAAISVIGMVTTAFAESLLHVIITYGLFNGVGTLIFFIPGNAIVATYFDKRYALAYGIAGLGAGIGGMVFPLMMEAFIRYFGWHGTFFILSGCSANIFVCAALMKPVANKTISKHNYIHREQSDTDVNAEIEDYRNLESAKTQEYNGRADLPNTSTGKDNMKSVNDSGTDYRDEGINQENRAQCSLLIRMWGRHLMHTYPQLISLVFCKFAISGQTMITSLWIVIHAVTIGIPGFEAAMLMTYLGLSIIVARLFYGWVGDLKFISPLSLLALTLLLNTIFVVACSFPTSYVVIVVCCVGTGLCQGVVTPLIAVYTKNIVGADKFANAYGLLISAMALGTVMLPVAGQVYEDTGDSRTPFYVAGTCSLVAAIVSSVTSYVLQKQAKRRI